AATAGAGCTTATATCTAAATTAAAAGCTAAAGCTTTATCACTGGGAGTAGAAATTCTAACCGGAGTAGATTGTAAAAATTTAATTTGTGATGATAAAGGAAGAGTAGTTGGGGTTAAATCTAGAGTAGCTGAAAAAGAAATTACTTTTAGTGCTGAGTATGGAGTTATACTTGCAACTGGAGGATTTAGTGGAAATATTGAGATGAGAAAGAAATATAATTCTAAGCTTGATGATAGATATAAGACGACTAATGTTAGTGGTGTAACGGGCCATGGCCACATCATGAGTGAGCGAGTTGGAGCTAAATTTGTTCATATGAACTACATCCAAACTTTTCCTATTTGCAATCCAAACACAGGAGAACTTTCTCATGTAGGAGGATCTAGATTTGATGGAGCTATACTAGTAAATAAATCTGGAAAAAGATTTGTAGAAGAGTTAGAGAGAAGAGATGTTGTTTCGGAAAATATATTAGCTCAAGAAGGACAAGTTGCTTATTTGATTTGGGGAAAAGAAATTGAGACTATAGGAAATGGAACAATAAATCATAAGGCAGAAGCAAAAAGACTTATGAAAGATAACCTATTTGGAGAGTTCAAGACTATAGAAGATGGAGCGCAGTTCTTCAAACTAGATAAAGATACTTTGAGAAAGACTATAGAAGATTATAATAATTATGTGAAAATTGGTAAGGATGAAGAGTTTAATAGAAGAGGAAATTTAGTATCAATAAGTGAAGGTCCTTATTATATTCAAGTAGTAGCTCCTGCAGTTCATCACACAATGGGTGGCGTAAAAATCAATAATAAAAATCAAGTAGAAAAAGCAGATAAAACTATAATTCAGGGATTATATGCTGCTGGAGAAATAGTAGGAGGAACTCATGGTACAAATAGGCTTGGAGGAAATGCTATAACAGAGGTTTTAGTATTTGGTAAAAGAGCTGGAGAAAGTATTGTAATTAACAAATAAATATAGTTAAATATACTACAGTCATATTTTAATTAATATGGCTGTTTTTTTATTTAAGGAAATTATAAATAATTTAAAAGTTTTTGTATACTTTTTTGTTCTTAATTAGTTATATATATGTAATTTACTTTGTTAATAATTAATAAATGAAAGGAGGAATCATGGATTTAGAATACTACTTTAAAGAAAAAATGAATCTTTTATATAAATATCTTTAAAAAATAGGAGCAAATGAATAGGATGCGCAAGATATAGTTCAAGAAACATTTTATAAATACGCAAATAGTAGCAATTATAGATTCTAATCAAAGTAAGTTTTTGCAAAGCTATTATAAACTAAGAAGACCTAATGAATATATAGGAGCGATAAAATGTACAAATGGTGTATTAGAAAATACACTGGAATATACAACTTATAAAATAATAGATAATAAACCTGTATATAATGGAACTTACACTTTAGAAATTAATATATTTGATAAAAAAGTTGGAGGCCTAGGTTATGACGAGGGATATGTGAGAAATTATAAGTAGTTTCTGTTTACCTTATTCTATTAGTTATTTTAATCTTAAATTAAGCTATCAACAAGAAACATATATGAAAACTAATATGAGATTATTTCAATAAACTCCTTGCATAGGTAAATAAATATAAATATGTTATTGAATGGAAGAGAGATTTTGTTATATACTTATCTGGTATGATAAAATTTAATAATTTAATAACCTAATAATATTTGGAATTCAAAATGAAAGCAGGGGTATAAACAATGTTTGGATTAAAAAAAACTATACAAAATTTATTAAAACAAAAATTAGGACTTCTTTTATTATTGCCAGTATTATCTATTAGTGTTACTTTTTTTGGTATTTCATATTTAGAAAAATTATCAACAATGCAGTCTTTAGAGAGAGATCATATTGGATTGGTATGGGAAAATAAATATTACTTGCAAAAGTATACTCAAACAAATGATCTAGATTATTTAAGAAAATTCTACGAAAAACAAAAAGAATTACAAACAAAACCTAAAGATTTCATAGATATGGTAACTAAACTAGATAGATTAATTTTACCGTCAGATATGGAAGAAGGCGATTATTGGTGTTATAAAGATGTTGAAGATCAGGAAAATTGGGTATTAAATGTTAAGAATTATGAAGCAAAAAAAATAGATTTAGTAAAATTTATAGAGTCTGAAGAGAAGATATTTAAAGAAATTGAAAAGAATAGCCATGCATTCCATGACCTCTTTGCAAAAGTTCAAAGAAAAGTTCGATTAATAGTGATAAGTTGTATTATGTTAATAAATTTAATAACATTGATTATTATGTGTAGAACAATCATTCCATTGCGTAAAAAATTGAACATATTGAATCAAAAGGCTAACCAGATTGCTGAAGGAAATTTGAAAATTATAGAGGATGAGTTTGGTGAAGATGAGATAGGAGCCTTATCAAGTGCTTTTAATAAAATGACAATTAATTTAAGAAATCTTATTAAAGAAGTTGTAATTAATAGTAAAGAAGTTAGTTTTTCAAATAAGCAACTTAATGATATTGTTGAAGAAATTAATATTCAAATACAAAATATCAATGTAGGAACTCAAGAAATTACTTCAAGTATGGAGGAAACAAGTAACTCTGCTGAAGAGGTAAATAATTTTAGTAGAGAAATATATAATTTTGCAAAAAAACTGTCACAAAAAGCAGAGGAAGGAAATTGTTCAGCAAAAGAGATTGGAATACGTGCTGAAAAAATGAAAAACAGTGCAGAAGAATCAAGGAACGTTGCTACAGCTATATATAAAGAAAAACAAGATAGTATTTTAATATCGATAGAACAAGGAATGGTAGTAAAAGAAATTGAAAAAATGGCCGGTGAAATTTCTGCTATTGCTGAACAAACTAATTTATTAGCTTTAAATGCTGCTATAGAAGCAGCAAGAGCTGGAGAGCAAGGGATAGGATTTGCAGTTGTATCAGAAGAAATACGTAAATTATCTGAGCAAGTTTCAGATACAGTGTCAGATATTCAAACTGTAATTAACCAGGTTCAGGATGCATTTAGAAACTTAGTAGAAAATACAAATGGCATATTAAAATTTATTGATGAAAAAGTTATTTTAGATTATCAAGTTTTGGTTGATACGGGAGTACAGTATTTAAAAGATGCAGAATTTGTAGGTGGGTTGTTAGGTGATTTTTTAGTTAGTTCAGATCAGATATCAACATATATAGAACAAGTTAATTTAGCCATAGAATCTGTTGGAAGTGCTGTAGAACAAGTTACTGCGAGTACTGAAGCGATATCTGGGAATATTACTGAAACTACAAAAACTATTAAAGAAGTAAATGAAGTTACTCAAAATCAAACCTTATTATCACAAAGACTAAACAGCTTTGTATTGAAATTTAAAATTTAAAATTAAATACCTATAATGTAAGAGGTTGTGGATTAAACCCCTTTCATTATAGGTATTTTTATTATGAATCTTGTCTTGTAGTAGCAATTACTATTTCTCTTATACATATATTTTGAGGCTGTGAATAAGCAAAACTGATAGTATTTGCAATATCTTCTGCTTGTAAACCTCCCCCTATTTCTTTTTTCCAATCTTTATAGGTGCTTTTTATATCATCTGAAGTTGTATGGCTTAAAAGGTTAGTTTCAACTACACCAGGAGCTATAGTTATCATTCTAACATTATGATTAGATACTTCCTCTCTTATATTTTCAGTTATAGCATGTACAGCAAATTTTGTACCACAATAAGCTGAGTGATTAGGGAATGTTTTTCTTCCTGCTATTGAACTTATATTTATAATTGTTCCTTCATTTCTCTTTATCATGTCATCTAATACAACATGAATTTCATTTAATACTCCCATAATATTTACATCTAGCATTTTTTTCCATTCATCAGGATTTTGATTTTGAGCTTCTCCAAGCAACATGATTCCTGCACAATTCACTAAACAATCAACTTTACCGTACTTTTCTTCAGCTCCAGCCACCGCTTCTTTAATTGATTGAACATCTGTTACATCTACACTTTTACAAATTGTATTTGGAAGATTTAATTCCATTAATTTTTCTTTGTTTCTAGATAATAATAATAAAGGATGATCTTCATTAGATAATTTAATAGCAGTTGCTCTTCCTATACCAGAGCTTGCGCCAGTGATAACGATTAATTTTTTCATAGTATAACCTCCAGTTTTATTTTGATATTAAATATTGATATATTAATTGAAGTCTAGTATTCTAGAACAGTATTACTTATTAAGATTTGAACAGTTTGCAAACTTCATGATTTGATTATAATAAATGAAAAAGATATTGTTAAGTATGCACTTTTTTTGAATATAGTAACAAGAAGGTAACTATTGAGTTGATTTTAGGAGGTAAAAACATTGAAGTATAAAGAAGTAGTATGTGAAATGGAAGTGACTTTAGATATGATAAGTGGAAAATGGAAACCACTAATATTATATTTTTTAGGACAAGAGGGTACAAAACGATTCGGGCAGATAAAAATATTTATAGATAAAATTTCTCACAAATCTTTAACTAATCAGCTGAGAGAATTAGAAGAAGATGGATTGGTGGAAAGAGTAGTATATCCTGAGGTTCCACCAAAAGTAGAATATAGTTTGACAAAAAAGGGAAAAACACTATTACCTATTTTAGAATCAATGTGCGAATGGGGAGAAAAAAATATGGATAAAAGGTACAGGCTTATTAATCCTCTTTGTGATTAGGTTGTTACCATAATATGGATTATTTGCAACGTGCTTGAATATATAAAACTGCTTGAGTATGTAAAATCTGTTAGAAAAGGAGTTATATATGAAAAAAATTTCTAGGATATTAAGTAGTATATTTTTAGTAATGTATATAAGCTACCTATTGAATTTAGTCTTTTTTAGCACACATTATGGAAGAGGGTATTTTCATAGAAGCTATAACTTCATTCCTTTTAAAACAATTGTAGAGTACATATTTTTCTCACATAATTTAAATGCAACATTTGTAAATATAGCTGGAAACATATTAGCTTTTGTACCAATGGGATTTTTGACTCCAATTGCATTCAATAGAATTAATAAATTTAAAGATATAGCTATACTCTCTTTGATTGCAACAATTTCTATTGAGATAATACAATGTATAATTGGAGTAGGTACTTGTGATATTGATGATGTGATTTTAAACTGGATAGGTGGCATTATAGGATTTCACATATACATAGTTATATTAAAGAAGATTAAAAATAATCCCTATTAGTAGGGATTATCTGATTTCTCGGGAAATAAAGAGTTATATTAAATCGGTTGGAATTTATCTGAAATCTATTTCTTCAGTAGTCTTTAATTCTACAAATCTTCCACCTAAAATATTGTTGTGATGTTGGATGATTTGAGAAGCATCTAATACTTTACTATCGAAAGTACTATGAGCATCTTGTGCTAAAATATTCTTATACTTCATGCTGAATGCACTTCTACAAGTAGTATCTATGCAGAATTCTGTTTGCATACCAGTAATAACTAATTTACTAATTTCTTGTTCTTGTAACACATCATTTAGAACTGTTTTATAGAAAGAATCCCATGTTTTTTTCTCTACAATGGTTTCTGTTTCTAATGGCTCGACTCGAGGATGTATCTTCCAAGTTGACTTTCCTTTACCAAATTCATCATCGTCTTTACCAGTATGTTGAATAAATATTACTGCTGTATTTGTTGAACGTGCCCTTTGCAATAACTTATAGATATTATCTAATACTTTCTCTCCATTGTACAAAGTAGCATCTTCATATGAAAACATTGCAACTTGTACATCTACAATTAATAACGCTGTTTTATTATTCATTAAATCAACCCTCACTTTCTTTTTTGTATTTTATACAATGATTTTCAAATTATTCCATTTAAATAGTATACACTAAATATATACATTTGAAATATTTAGAATAAAAACTTTTTTATTTTAATACACCTTAGTATATGGTAAAATTTGAGAAATTAAAATTTAGAATATAATTAAATGTTTCGTAAATCAAAGTACCTATAGGGGGCGGTTATGATGGTTGAATTTGAAACAGATAGATTGATATTAAGAACATTGAAAGTAGAAGATCTAGAATATGCAATGGATTTTTGGGGGAATTCAGAAGTTATGAGATATTGCGGTAAGTCAGGGAATAGACAACGATTAACAGAAGTAATAGATTTTTATATAAGCCTTCAGAATGAAAAAAGATTTTCTCCTTATGCAGTAATCTTAAAAGAAAATAGGAAAATAATAGGGGCTTGTGGCTTTAATCCTACAGGCAATGACTGTGAAATTGAACTTATATATCATTTTGCAAAAGAATATTGGGGTAAAGGCTATGCTACTGAAGCAGCACAGTCATGCGTTGATTATGCTTATAATAATCTAAAGATTAATAAAATTATTGCATCAATAGATCCAAGAAACAAAAATTCAAAAAAAATACTGGAAAAGCTGGGATTTGAATATAAATATATAAAGTGGTGTGAGGAAACAAAACAAGAAGATCAATATTTTGAATTAAGTAGATTATAATTTATTCAGTAAAAAATACAGGGGGTATGTTTATGAGGATTGAATCATTAGATATAAAAAAAATAATAAAAAAAACAAAAGAGGACAGAAATTTTCATGGAGTAGTTTCGGTATCGCAAGACAATCAACTTATATTTGGAAAAGGATATGGATATGCAAATAGGAATCAAAAAAATAATAACACTCTAAATACAAGATTTGGGATAGCTTCTGGTTGCAAAATATTTACGGCAGTAGCTATTTGTCAATTAGTTCAAAAAGGTTTAATTTCTTTTGATACCATGTTGAATGACTGCTTAGATATTAGTTTTCCAAATTTTGATTCTGATATTACAATAAACCATTTACTTACACATACTTCAGGAATATTAGATTATTTTGATGAATCTGTTATGGATAATTATGAAGCTTTGTGGGACGACATACCTATGTATAAAATGAAAAACTGCAACGATTTTTTACCATTATTCCAAAATAATAAAATGAAATTTTCTCCAGGTGAAAAATTCGATTATAATAATGCAGGATACATATTATTAGGCTTGATAATTGAACAACAAACAGGAATGAAATTTCAAGATTATATACAAAAAAATATATTTGATGTATGTAATATGGATGATTCAGGTTATTTTTCATTGGATAAGTTACCTGAAAGATGTGCACATGGTTATATTGAAAACGAAGAAAATAATATATGGAGAACAAATGTATATTCTATACCTATAATTGGAGGTCCTGACGGAGGGGCATTTGTTACAGCTTTAGATATTACAAAGTTTTGGAAGGCTTTATTTGATAACAGATTATTAGATAAGAATACTACTGAAAAACTATTAACACCACAGGCAGAATCTGGAGATGATTGCTACTATGGTTTTGGTGTATGGGTTACAAAAAAGGAAGGAAAAATCTATAAGTATTGTATAATGGGCAGGGATCCAGGGGTAAGCTTTAGATCATCAATATATATAGATAACAATATTCAGGTTAATGTTTTAGGGAATACTAATTGGGGGGGATATGCTATTACAAACAGAATAGAAGAAGAACTTATAAAAACAATCTATTATTAAAGGCTACAGTATAAAATAATACAATTGGACTAAAACCTTGGTAAATATTAGAATTATAAAGTGTAATCATAATATTTATAAGGGGGCTCAAAAGATGTATAAAACAAGAAATCTAACTTTTGTTGCTATGGGTATAGTTATAAATATAGTATTTGGAACAGTAGTAAGTATGATAAAAATCCCTTTATTATTTTTAGATACTATAGGAACCGTATTTATAGCAGCTATACTTGGACCATGGTATGGTGCTGTAGCTGGAGGGCTTACTAATATTATTCAAGGGATAATAACTAATCCTAAATCTATGCCTTTTGCTTTGGTTAACATAGCTATTGGCTTGATTGTGGGATATATATGCAAAAAAAGACAATTTAACTTTCAAACTGCACTTATAGCAGGGATGATATTAGCTATAGTAGCTCCACTAATAGGAACTCCAATTGCTATTTATGTATTTGGAGGTATTACAGGAGATGGAAATGATGTAATATTTACATGGCTTTTAACATCTGGAAAAACTATATTTTCAGCGGCATTCATACCTAGAATAACAGGGAATATACTAGACAAAATTGCAACATGTTTATTTGTATCATTTTTATTGAAAAGATTACCAAAAAAATATACAAGAAAACAAGGTAACATTTAAGGGGATGACATAGTGTACCGACAAGGAAAAGTAGTATTTTTATCACATTGTATTTTAAATCAAAACTCAGTCGTAAAGCCTTTAGCTAGAGCTAAGGGAGGCTACAATAAGATAGTTGAAGAAATAATAAAAAGAGATATAGGAATATATCAAATAATGTGTCCAGAAAATAAATATCTAGGACTTGATAGACTACCTAAAACTAAAGAAGAGTATGATAATGAAGATTATAGAGATATATGCAAAGGGATAGCTTATGAAGTTGTTACGGATATTGAAAAATACATAAATAATTCAAATAAAGTATTAGGAATAATAGGTATAAGTGAAAGCCCTACTTGTAGCTATAATAAAAACAAAGGTATATTATTTGAAGAAATATTTTATTTATTAAATAAGAAAAGTATTTATATACCTGTATTAAATGTATCAACAAATTATGTAGAAGAAAAAGAAAATAAAAAATTAATAGATGAATTAATAGAGTTTTTAGATAATAATAAAAAATAAGTTTTATTGACAAAATAATAATAAATATATTTATAAACAGGGAATTAGGATAAATGGAGTGATATTAAGGGATGGGAGTTTAAAAGTTCTTTAATTAATGAAGTCTTGTTTGAATTAGATGAAAAGAATATAAGTTTCATCATATATGAAAAGTACAATAGTGAAGTCGAAAAATTATTAAATAAATATATTCAAGTATAAAATATCTACTTAAATTGATAGATACTTTTTTAGAATTGAAATTAATTTATAAGGTTAAACTAAACACATATTAAAATTGAGAATTAGAGGTGTAATTCATGCAAGGATATGTGAAAGGTAAACCTATATTTACCAGTATAAATAGTACCAACAATCAATATGCGTATTTAACTGAAGATGTAGAAACCGATGTAGTAATTGTAGGTGGTGGAGTTACTGGAAGTATATGTTCTTACTATATGTCTAAAAATAATATAAAATCTGTGCTAATTGAAAAGGGAAGAATAGCTCATGGTAGTACAAGTATTACAACATCTCTTTTACAGTATGAATTAGATGAAAATGCATCTGAACTTAAAGAAGTTATAGAGAGTAAAAATATAGTAAGATCATATGAACTTGGATTGTGTGCACTGAAAGAAATAGAAAAATTTGTAGAGGAATATGGTAATAAATGTGACTACATAAAGAGAGATACATTACTTTATACAGCTAAAAACCTTGAAAAAAACAGCATTAAGGAAGAATACAAATTTAGAAAAGAAAATGGGTTTAATGTTGAATATATAGACGAATTAGATAATCCTTATGGCTTTGACTTAAAAGCTGGACTTTTATCAAAAGAAGGAGGAGCCGAGATTGATCCATATAAATTTACCAATCACCTTCTTGAAGTAAGTATTAAAAAAGGTGCACTTGTGTATGAAAATACCGAGGCTAAAAAAATAGAGTATTTAGATAAAGGAGTAATTATTTACACATCTTACGGATATAAAGTTAAGGCAAAAAAAGTAATTGTCGCTACAGGATATAATACTAGTTTGTTCACGAATAAAAATTTTGGAACTAAAAATAATACATTTAATATAGCTACTAAACCAGTTAAAGAAATTCGAGGTTGGAAAGAAGGTGTATTGATTAGGGATAATTCTGATCCATATAACTATCTTAGAACTACAAAAGACAATAGATTAATTATAGGTGGAGAAGATGTAGATTTTAAAGAAATAGAGAATGAGGATATAGCTTTTGAAAAATACTCTATTTTAGAACAAAGACTTAAATCTATGTTCAAATATATAGATGATATAGAAATAGAGTATAAATATTGTGGATGCATTGAGTCTACTAAAGATAACTTAGGATATATTGGACCTGATAAAAAACATGAGAATCTATGGTACTGTCTAGGATATGGAGGTAATGGTATATTATTTGCTATATTAGGAGGAATTATGTTGAGTAAACTATATCATGAAGAAAAAGATGAGGATATGAGATTGTTTAAAGTAAATAGATTTGATAATTGATATTTAGAAACAAATTATTGTGAAAAAACAGTTTTTTTAGAAATAAAAAAGCTGTTTTTTTTTATAATTTTCTTTACGAATCTTAAAAAAATCTGGAATTAAAATTTAAAAAGTGAGACTTTTTTATTTAAATTGATAAGTCTGAAAATTGAATGATTTCGAAAAAATAATAATTTAATGTAAAATTCAATTTTAAAAAAACAAAATAGATATTAAATTAACGAATGAAAAACACGTATTTTATTAAAAATACAAAGAAATATACAGAAAATCACTTCTAAACGACAAAAAACGACGTAAATGCATGGGGAAAATGAAAATAAAATTATAAATAAAATAAGAGTAATCTAATCATGATTACTAAAATGTATTACAAAAAAACAAATTGTTATATTATTGACAATCTAAAATGGAAATACTATACTCTGATTAGAAACATCATTAATGTTTTGGATGAAGATAGCGGGAGAGCATAGCACCGAAGAAGTAAAGCTTTCAGGTATAAAGACCGCTATTGGACAAATCTCTGGAGAGACTCTATAGAGCACCGAAGGAGCAAACTGCATTTGATCATGCATGCGAAACTCTCAGGTAAAAGGACAGGGAAATTTTCCCGGCTTTTTTTATCAATTCGAAATAATAAAAGCAGGAGGTAAACAGTATGGAACAAATTAATCAAATTGCACAATCTATCAATTCTTTGGTATGGGGACCACCACTTCTCATATTACTTGTTGGTACAGGTATCTTTTTATCATTTAAATTAGGTTTTTTACAAATATTCAGACTTCCATTAGCACTTAAGTATCTTTTCTCAGAAGATCCTGAGGCAAAAGATATGAAGGCAGAAGGTGACGTATCTGCGTTTGCAGCTGTTTGTACAGCATTATCAGCTACTATAGGTACAGGTAATATAGTTGGAGTTGCAACAGCAATAAGAATGGGAGGACCTGGAGCATTATTTTGGATGTGGGTAGCTGCATTCTTCGGAATGGCAACAAAATATGCAGAAGCACTTTTAGCAGTTAAATATAGGGTTGTAGATGATAATGGACAAATGTCTGGGGGCCCTATGTATTATATTGAGAAAGGATTCAAAAATAAGTTTCTTGCGAAATGCTTTGCTATATTTGGGATAGGAGTTTCTTTCTTTGGTATAGGAACATTTGCACAAGTAAACTCTATAACATCAGCTGTGAATATAGCGTTTAATGTTCCCGTTATAGTAACAGGAGTAATACTTACTATATGTGTTGCTATGGTTAGTCTTGGAGGAATAAAGAGTATATCAAAGGTTTCAGAGATTATAGTTCCTTTTATGGCGGCATCATACGTAATTTGTACATTAATAATACTTTTATTAAATGCAGGTCAAATTCCTGAGACAATGAGCTTTATAATAAAGAGTGCATTTACTCCAACTGCTGCAGCAGGTGGATTCGCAGGATCAACAGTTGCACTTGCACTAAAGAGTGGTATATCAAGAGGTGTATTCTCTAATGAATCAGGACTTGGTTCTGCTCCTATAGCGGCGGCTGCGGCTAAGACTAATTCTTGTGTAAGACAAGGTTTAGTTCAAATGACAGGTACGTTCTTTGATACTATTCTAGTATGTACAATGACAGGTTTAACTTTAGTTCTTACTGGTATGTGGAATAATCCAAATGTTGAAGGTGCTGCAGCTACGACTG
The window above is part of the Tepidibacter aestuarii genome. Proteins encoded here:
- a CDS encoding alanine/glycine:cation symporter family protein; the protein is MEQINQIAQSINSLVWGPPLLILLVGTGIFLSFKLGFLQIFRLPLALKYLFSEDPEAKDMKAEGDVSAFAAVCTALSATIGTGNIVGVATAIRMGGPGALFWMWVAAFFGMATKYAEALLAVKYRVVDDNGQMSGGPMYYIEKGFKNKFLAKCFAIFGIGVSFFGIGTFAQVNSITSAVNIAFNVPVIVTGVILTICVAMVSLGGIKSISKVSEIIVPFMAASYVICTLIILLLNAGQIPETMSFIIKSAFTPTAAAGGFAGSTVALALKSGISRGVFSNESGLGSAPIAAAAAKTNSCVRQGLVQMTGTFFDTILVCTMTGLTLVLTGMWNNPNVEGAAATTAAFRAGLPSMPIVGELIVTVGLIFFAFTTILGWNYYGERCTEYLFGVKGIKPFKYIFIFLVAIGPFLKLSLIWTIADIVNGLMAIPNLIAIIGLSGVISTETKMYFDELRKQKQAS